A stretch of Malus sylvestris chromosome 11, drMalSylv7.2, whole genome shotgun sequence DNA encodes these proteins:
- the LOC126588878 gene encoding uncharacterized protein LOC126588878, which translates to MAKENSCLTRVATGAVIGGAIGGAVGSVYGTYEALRFKVPGFLKIRHIGQRTVSSASLFGLFLGAGSLIHCGKSY; encoded by the exons atggctaAGGAAAACAGCTGCTTGACTCGCGTGGCCACCGGCGCTGTAATTGGCGGAGCTATCGGCGGTGCCGTCG GTTCGGTGTATGGGACATACGAGGCTTTAAGGTTTAAG GTGCCAGGATTTCTGAAGATCAGGCACATTGGACAAAGAACAGTGTCGAGTGCGTCTCTCTTTGGTCTTTTCTTAGGTGCCGGGAGCTTGATACATTGTGGGAAGTCATATTAA